From a single Epinephelus fuscoguttatus linkage group LG18, E.fuscoguttatus.final_Chr_v1 genomic region:
- the setd1ba gene encoding histone-lysine N-methyltransferase SETD1B-A isoform X2, producing the protein MDSHPVCGSAEKRSHHWRSYKLIIDPALKKGPHKLYRYDGQTFSMPNPGIAPVEIVRDPRIGRLWTKYKETDLPVPKFKIDECYIGPVPPKEVTFARLNDNIREGFLTDMCKKFGEIEQVEILYNPKNKKHLGIAKVVFETVKAAKVAVQSLHKTSVMGNFIHVELDPKGENRLRYFQLLMNGTYTPQTLPVGGEEAREVSPRILAEALLACEPIRRLSESGVSAVGGTLPPSSSTTPLSLETGYSSLRQDTPQSQGTPHTPRQTGTPYSQDSNFSSRQSTPAYQSSRAESSGGYKSRRHESKFQDAYNRRPERPQYRSNMYRSTTSEQAPFKQHQLTPPEPPPSTPSYTYTAPPPATPNFKSAFSPYQAPLPPAFPPSDPAFHHPAQREGEYLRPPQPPLAAATDFLPVKERPETPPIPEPPPEPVPHPTTPPPQTPEHCPSPGSPTLDPERNSLDSRIEMLLKGKRTKLLPFLEERDSDTEVRMEGSPISSSSSQLSPIPPYTSGSQGGQQNSRPSSTGLEDISPTPLPDSEDEEPIPGTASLIKRITSPVQEKMSNSDLKDGHFRGHTPTDKMDTGQQSSGEDMEISDDEMPGTPITSGDCGKGIVINSAVSPMQTIAIPPPGFPPLPHQAGFPISHHHLAAHSAVTGHPHLAGHPAVPHHMLPPMGPYPHSMVPLVQMELMNCLRWEQWSSVPMSFQMQQQMLSRYAQTRGPYPYPHFMDGGASGPFGGPYAPLSMGATPAGGAAAPGQQWQHPSIPKFNPTVPPPGYETKKEDPHKATVEGVLLVIVKELKAIMKRDLNRKMVEVVAFRAFDDWWEKKERSAKASLTPVKGAEGKEEERPKPKETMGSSLLENWNKGEGLGYEGMGLGIGLRGAIRLPSFKVKRKPEAAAAGDNKRARPSTPVDDDLEDEDRDRDPAELPSDDSKMDADSASAKRRHSRPLELDSEGEEEVDTSEKEEESLSDREEPDETEAADRLSSGKESGDEEGDDEDSSSESASSDSSDDEAESSSSSKSSSDSSAASSDSSEYEMSSEEEGDEEEEKEEDAMAQDVEAEGKVAMTSSSSSSSSSSSSDEEDAQAETVAPSPPARPVPEDKEEQRSREEPSSKLKRRPPSPEEEVTEHPKPPSPKGLPLKERNISVDGSVPVVKSEPQEHVANLRPPTPTGALPDSDQDTKAKGKAEPEEVPCTPGRLIPPHVDANTPVPKSASASLMHLPLPPHPAVEGRSLLHPPPGPLPELPQRPRLPTDEDIPRTPGRDLMERARSLGKSQSTDTVPITPGSDAPLTGSSLLLSSPHIPGSPFSYPSQSPVLSAGVPRTPGRDLTFTPVFPDPAALTLNRKISSESLDDRPVFKEPPISALPNQALSAGAEHSASVPEDLPTCLTVDVPVPSDTAASKRKPGRPKVKKTPAVSAADESLELSSESIPPPHQTHLGDVSMETISAKSPNHPSLDFREGEVKPQTVLPAEDGFLPYDEEPPVVVKPPRRARRGWEELLLGSLSPVTSPPRPYFTPRSEFEEMTILYDIWNEGIDDEDIRLLQITYDKMLQQDNGNDWLNDTLWVNHPPTNIPGVKKKRRDDGMRDHITGCARSEGYYKIDKKDKIKYLQSTKLQSEEPPVDTQGMSIPAQVHASTRAGSERRSEQRRLLSSFACDSDLLKFNQLKFRKKKIRFCKSHIHDWGLFAMEPIAADEMVIEYVGQNIRQVIADMREKRYEEEGIGSSYMFRVDHDTIIDATKCGNFARFINHSCNPNCYAKVITVESQKKIVIYSRQPINVNEEITYDYKFPIEDEKIPCLCGAENCRGTLN; encoded by the exons ATGGACAGTCATCCCGTTTGCGGCTCGGCGGAGAAGCGGAGTCACCACTGGAGAAGTTACAAGTTGATCATCGACCCGGCGCTGAAGAAGGGACCACACAAACTGTATCGCTACGATGGACAGACTTTCAGTATGCCC AACCCTGGGATTGCACCGGTGGAAATCGTCCGGGATCCGAGGATCGGTCGTCTCTGGACTAAGTACAAAGAGACGGATCTACCGGTGCCCAAATTTAAG ATCGATGAGTGCTACATCGGCCCCGTGCCTCCAAAGGAGGTGACATTCGCCAGGCTCAACGACAATATCAGGGAAGGATTTCTCACCGACATGTGCAAGAAATTCGGGGAGATCGAGCAGGTCGAGATCTTGTACAACCCGAAGAACAAAAAGCACCTGGGAATAGCCAAAGTTGTTTTTGAGACGGTGAAAGCCGCCAAAGTGGCCGTGCAGTCGCTGCACAAGACGTCTGTTATGGGAAACTTCATCCACGTGGAGCTGGACCCGAAAG GTGAAAATCGCCTTCGGTACTTCCAGCTCCTGATGAATGGCACCTACACTCCGCAGACCCTGCCTGTTGGCGGAGAGGAGGCCAGAGAAGTTTCCCCTCGTATCCTGGCAGAAGCCTTGCTG GCCTGCGAGCCCATCCGCAGGTTGTCGGAGAGCGGCGTGTCAGCTGTTGGAGGAACATTGCCACCCAGCAGCTCTACCACTCCACTGTCCCTGGAGACGGGCTACTCCAGCCTAAGGCAGGACACACCCCAGTCCCAGGGGACCCCCCATACCCCACGGCAGACTGGTACACCCTACTCTCAAGACTCCAATTTCTCCAGTCGGCAGTCCACGCCGGCGTACCAGTCCAGCCGTGCCGAGAGCTCCGGAGGTTACAAATCTCGCAGACATGAGAGTAAGTTCCAGGACGCGTACAACCGCAGACCGGAGAGGCCTCAGTACCGCAGCAACATGTACCGAAGTACGACGTCTGAACAAGCTCCCTTCAAACAGCACCAACTCACCCCACCTGAACCTCCACCTTCCACCCCTTCCTACACCTACACAGCGCCTCCCCCTGCTACACCCAACTTCAAGTCTGCCTTCTCGCCCTACCAGGCTCCTTTGCCCCCCGCGTTCCCCCCGTCAGACCCTGCTTTCCATCACCCAGCCCAAAGGGAGGGTGAGTACCTCCGACCACCGCAGCCGCCTCTGGCAGCGGCCACTGACTTTTTACCCGTCAAGGAGAGACCAGAAACTCCTCCGATCCCAGAGCCCCCGCCAGAGCCCGTGCCCCATCCGACCACCCCTCCTCCTCAAACCCCAGAGCACTGCCCCTCACCTGGCTCCCCCACGCTCGATCCAGAGCGCAATAGCCTGGATTCCCGCATTGAGATGCTCCTCAAGGGGAAAAGGACAAAACTGCTGCCGTTCCTGGAGGAGCGAGACTCGGACACTGAGGTGCGAATGGAGGGGAGTCCCatctcctcctcgtcctctcaGCTATCCCCAATTCCCCCTTACACAAGTGGCTCCCAAGGCGGCCAGCAGAACTCCCGTCCCTCCAGCACGGGCTTGGAGGACATCAGTCCGACCCCACTGCCAGACTCGGAAGATGAAGAGCCGATACCCGGAACTGCCTCGCTGATCAAGAGAATCACTTCTCCTGTGCAGGAGAAGATGAGCAACAGTGACCTCAAAGATGGACATTTTCGAGGCCACACTCCCACTGATAAAATGGACACG GGTCAACAGTCGTCAGGAGAAGACATGGAAATCTCTGACGACGAGATGCCTGGGACTCCGATCACCAGCGGTGACTGTGGCAAGGGCATCGTCATAAACTCTGCTGTATCCCCGATGCAGACCATTGCCATCCCTCCTCCTGGCTTCCCTCCTCTCCCGCACCAGGCCGGCTTCCCGATTTCGCATCACCACCTCGCCGCTCACTCTGCCGTCACGGGACACCCCCACCTGGCCGGTCACCCTGCAGTGCCTCACCATATGCTGCCACCCATGGGTCCCTACCCTCATAGCATGGTGCCACTGGTGCAAATGGAGCTGATGAACTGCTTGCGGTGGGAACAGTGGAGCTCTGTTCCCATGTCCTtccagatgcagcagcagatgcTGAGTCGCTACGCTCAGACCAGAGGACCCTATCCTTATCCACATTTTATGGACGGTGGTGCGTCTGGGCCATTCGGGGGACCCTATGCGCCCCTGTCTATGGGTGCTACACCTGCTGGTGGCGCAGCAGCACCCGgacaacaatggcagcatccCAGTATACCAAAGTTCAACCCTACTGTTCCTCCTCCTGGATATGAGACGAAAAAGGAGGATCCCCACAAGGCCACTGTTGAGGGTGTGCTGCTGGTCATTGTCAAGGAGCTGAAGGCCATCATGAAGAGGGACCTCAACCGCAAaatggtggaggtggtggcttTTAGAGCCTTTGATGACTGGTGGGAGAAGAAGGAGCGCTCAGCAAAG GCGTCTTTGACTCCAGTGAAGGGTGCGGAGggaaaggaagaagaaagacCCAAACCCAAAGAGACAATGGGTTCAAGTCTGCTGGAGAACTGGAACAAAGGCGAGGGACTGGGCTACGAGGGAATGGGCCTGGGAATCGGTCTGCGAGGAGCCATCCGCCTCCCCTCCTTCAAG GTCAAACGAAAGCctgaggctgcagctgcagggGACAACAAACGAGCGCGACCATCCACTCCAGTGGATGACGACCTGGAGGATGAAG ACCGGGATCGAGACCCAGCCGAGCTCCCGTCGGATGATTCCAAAATGGATGCCGACAGTGCATCTGCAAAGCGACGGCACTCCCGGCCACTTGAACTGGACAGCGAGGGCGAGGAGGAGGTGGACACGTCAGAAAAGGAAGAGGAGTCGTTGTCTGACAGGGAGGAGCCTGATGAGACAGAGGCTGCAGATAGGCTGTCATCAGGCAAA GAGAGTGGCGATGAGGAGGGTGATGATGAAGACTCATCCAGCGAGAGCGCTTCCTCAGATTCATCTGATGACG AAGCTGAGAGTTCATCTTCCTCCAAGAGCAGCTCAGACTCTTCAGCAGCAAGTTCAGACTCCTCAGAGTACGAGATGAGCTCGGAAGAGGAaggggatgaggaggaagaaaaggaagaggATGCAATGGCACAAGATGTGGAGGCCGAAGGCAAAGTGGCCATgacctcctcatcctcttcatcctcttcatcttcGTCTTCGGATGAAGAGGATGCACAGGCAGAGACCGTGGCACCAAGCCCACCTGCGCGACCAGTCCCAGAGGAcaaggaggagcagaggagcagagaggagccGAGCAGCAAGCTCAAACGCAGACCTCCAAGTCCTGAGGAGGAGGTGACGGAGCATCCGAAGCCGCCATCACCCAAAGGCCTCCCAC TCAAAGAGCGAAACATCAGCGTAGATGGCAGCGTTCCTGTAGTGAAGTCCGAACCTCAGGAGCATGTAGCGAACCTTCGGCCACCCACTCCCACAGGTGCCCTGCCCGACAGCGACCAGGACACAAAAGCCAAAGGTAAAGCAGAGCCTGAGGAAGTACCCTGCACCCCCGGGCGATTAATCCCACCCCACGTAGATGCAAACACACCTGTCCCCAAATCTGCCTCTGCATCTTTAATgcacctccccctccctcctcacccGGCGGTAGAAGGTCGTTCCCTCCTTCATCCACCCCCTGGTCCCCTGCCTGAGCTCCCCCAGCGGCCCCGGCTCCCCACAGATGAGGATATCCCTCGCACGCCAGGCAGGGACCTGATGGAGCGTGCCCGAAGTCTGGGCAAGTCCCAGAGCACGGACACTGTTCCCATCACACCTGGTAGTGATGCCCCGCTGACGGGCAGCAGCCTGTTGCTCAGCTCCCCTCACATCCCCGGTAGTCCCTTCTCCTACCCTTCACAGTCCCCTGTCCTTAGTGCTGGAGTCCCCCGCACTCCAGGAAGAGACTTAACCTTCACCCCTGTCTTCCCTGACCCCGCAGCACTGACGCTTAATAGGAAAATATCCTCTGAGAGCCTGGACGATAGACCTGTTTTTAAGGAGCCGCCCATCAGCGCTCTGCCTAACCAGGCTCTGTCAGCTGGCGCAGAGCATTCAGCCAGTGTCCCTGAAGATCTGCCCACTTGTCTCACTGTCGACGTCCCTGTGCCATCAGATACTGCAGCATCAAAGAGGAAACCTGGACGACCCAAAGTCAAAAAGACGCCAGCTGTCTCTGCAGCTGACGAGTCTTTGGAGCTTTCCTCTGAGTCCATCCCTCCGCCCCACCAAACACATCTCGGCGATGTATCCATGGAAACGATATCCGCCAAGTCCCCCAACCACCCGAGCCTGGACTTCCGGGAAGGAGAGGTGAAGCCCCAGACGGTCCTGCCCGCTGAGGACGGCTTCCTGCCCTATGATGAAGAGCCACCTGTGGTCGTGAAGCCTCCGCGGAGGGCGCGGCGAGGCTGGGAAGAGCTGCTGCTGGGCAGCCTGTCCCCTGTCACCTCGCCTCCCCGGCCATACTTCACCCCACGCTCAGAGTTTGAGGAGATGACCATCCTGTATGACATCTGGAACGAAGGCATAGATGACGAAGACATACGGCTTCTGCAGATCACGTATGATAAGATGCTCCAACAGGATAATGGCAATGACTGGCTCAACGACACGCTCTGGGTCAACCATCCTC CTACCAACATCCCTGGAGTAAAGAAAAAGAGACGAGACGATGGCATGAGGGACCACATAACCGGCTGTGCGCGTAGCGAGGGGTACTACAAAATCGACAAGAAGGACAAGATAAAGTACCTTCAGAGCACAAAGCTGCAGTCAGAGGAGCCGCCAGTCGACACACAG GGTATGAGTATTCCTGCACAGGTCCACGCCTCTACCCGGGCTGGCTCGGAGCGGCGGTCGGAGCAGAGACGTTTACTATCCTCGTTCGCATGTGACAGTGACCTGCTGAAATTTAACCAGCTGAAG TTCCGTAAGAagaagatcagattctgcaagTCGCACATCCACGACTGGGGTCTTTTCGCCATGGAACCCATCGCTGCAGATGAAATGGTGATCGAGTATGTTGGACAAAACATCAGACAG GTGATTGCGGACATGCGAGAGAAGCGATACGAAGAGGAGGGCATCGGCAGCAGCTACATGTTCCGCGTCGACCACGACACCATCATAGACGCCACCAAGTGTGGCAACTTTGCCCGTTTCATCAACCACAGCTGCAAT cCCAACTGTTATGCGAAGGTGATCACGGTGGAGTCTCAGAAGAAGATCGTGATCTACTCCAGACAGCCCATCAACGTCAACGAGGAGATCACGTACGACTACAAGTTCCCCATCGAGGACGAGAAGATCCCTTGTTTGTGTGGGGCAGAGAACTGCAGGGGAACTCTGAATTAA
- the setd1ba gene encoding histone-lysine N-methyltransferase SETD1B-A isoform X1, with the protein MSKPGERNRLNEDHGRKQSSSLANGMDSHPVCGSAEKRSHHWRSYKLIIDPALKKGPHKLYRYDGQTFSMPNPGIAPVEIVRDPRIGRLWTKYKETDLPVPKFKIDECYIGPVPPKEVTFARLNDNIREGFLTDMCKKFGEIEQVEILYNPKNKKHLGIAKVVFETVKAAKVAVQSLHKTSVMGNFIHVELDPKGENRLRYFQLLMNGTYTPQTLPVGGEEAREVSPRILAEALLACEPIRRLSESGVSAVGGTLPPSSSTTPLSLETGYSSLRQDTPQSQGTPHTPRQTGTPYSQDSNFSSRQSTPAYQSSRAESSGGYKSRRHESKFQDAYNRRPERPQYRSNMYRSTTSEQAPFKQHQLTPPEPPPSTPSYTYTAPPPATPNFKSAFSPYQAPLPPAFPPSDPAFHHPAQREGEYLRPPQPPLAAATDFLPVKERPETPPIPEPPPEPVPHPTTPPPQTPEHCPSPGSPTLDPERNSLDSRIEMLLKGKRTKLLPFLEERDSDTEVRMEGSPISSSSSQLSPIPPYTSGSQGGQQNSRPSSTGLEDISPTPLPDSEDEEPIPGTASLIKRITSPVQEKMSNSDLKDGHFRGHTPTDKMDTGQQSSGEDMEISDDEMPGTPITSGDCGKGIVINSAVSPMQTIAIPPPGFPPLPHQAGFPISHHHLAAHSAVTGHPHLAGHPAVPHHMLPPMGPYPHSMVPLVQMELMNCLRWEQWSSVPMSFQMQQQMLSRYAQTRGPYPYPHFMDGGASGPFGGPYAPLSMGATPAGGAAAPGQQWQHPSIPKFNPTVPPPGYETKKEDPHKATVEGVLLVIVKELKAIMKRDLNRKMVEVVAFRAFDDWWEKKERSAKASLTPVKGAEGKEEERPKPKETMGSSLLENWNKGEGLGYEGMGLGIGLRGAIRLPSFKVKRKPEAAAAGDNKRARPSTPVDDDLEDEDRDRDPAELPSDDSKMDADSASAKRRHSRPLELDSEGEEEVDTSEKEEESLSDREEPDETEAADRLSSGKESGDEEGDDEDSSSESASSDSSDDEAESSSSSKSSSDSSAASSDSSEYEMSSEEEGDEEEEKEEDAMAQDVEAEGKVAMTSSSSSSSSSSSSDEEDAQAETVAPSPPARPVPEDKEEQRSREEPSSKLKRRPPSPEEEVTEHPKPPSPKGLPLKERNISVDGSVPVVKSEPQEHVANLRPPTPTGALPDSDQDTKAKGKAEPEEVPCTPGRLIPPHVDANTPVPKSASASLMHLPLPPHPAVEGRSLLHPPPGPLPELPQRPRLPTDEDIPRTPGRDLMERARSLGKSQSTDTVPITPGSDAPLTGSSLLLSSPHIPGSPFSYPSQSPVLSAGVPRTPGRDLTFTPVFPDPAALTLNRKISSESLDDRPVFKEPPISALPNQALSAGAEHSASVPEDLPTCLTVDVPVPSDTAASKRKPGRPKVKKTPAVSAADESLELSSESIPPPHQTHLGDVSMETISAKSPNHPSLDFREGEVKPQTVLPAEDGFLPYDEEPPVVVKPPRRARRGWEELLLGSLSPVTSPPRPYFTPRSEFEEMTILYDIWNEGIDDEDIRLLQITYDKMLQQDNGNDWLNDTLWVNHPPTNIPGVKKKRRDDGMRDHITGCARSEGYYKIDKKDKIKYLQSTKLQSEEPPVDTQGMSIPAQVHASTRAGSERRSEQRRLLSSFACDSDLLKFNQLKFRKKKIRFCKSHIHDWGLFAMEPIAADEMVIEYVGQNIRQVIADMREKRYEEEGIGSSYMFRVDHDTIIDATKCGNFARFINHSCNPNCYAKVITVESQKKIVIYSRQPINVNEEITYDYKFPIEDEKIPCLCGAENCRGTLN; encoded by the exons ATGTCCAAGCCAGGGGAGAGAAACAGATTGAACGAAGACCATGGCAGAAAGCAGAGTTCAA GTTTGGCGAACGGCATGGACAGTCATCCCGTTTGCGGCTCGGCGGAGAAGCGGAGTCACCACTGGAGAAGTTACAAGTTGATCATCGACCCGGCGCTGAAGAAGGGACCACACAAACTGTATCGCTACGATGGACAGACTTTCAGTATGCCC AACCCTGGGATTGCACCGGTGGAAATCGTCCGGGATCCGAGGATCGGTCGTCTCTGGACTAAGTACAAAGAGACGGATCTACCGGTGCCCAAATTTAAG ATCGATGAGTGCTACATCGGCCCCGTGCCTCCAAAGGAGGTGACATTCGCCAGGCTCAACGACAATATCAGGGAAGGATTTCTCACCGACATGTGCAAGAAATTCGGGGAGATCGAGCAGGTCGAGATCTTGTACAACCCGAAGAACAAAAAGCACCTGGGAATAGCCAAAGTTGTTTTTGAGACGGTGAAAGCCGCCAAAGTGGCCGTGCAGTCGCTGCACAAGACGTCTGTTATGGGAAACTTCATCCACGTGGAGCTGGACCCGAAAG GTGAAAATCGCCTTCGGTACTTCCAGCTCCTGATGAATGGCACCTACACTCCGCAGACCCTGCCTGTTGGCGGAGAGGAGGCCAGAGAAGTTTCCCCTCGTATCCTGGCAGAAGCCTTGCTG GCCTGCGAGCCCATCCGCAGGTTGTCGGAGAGCGGCGTGTCAGCTGTTGGAGGAACATTGCCACCCAGCAGCTCTACCACTCCACTGTCCCTGGAGACGGGCTACTCCAGCCTAAGGCAGGACACACCCCAGTCCCAGGGGACCCCCCATACCCCACGGCAGACTGGTACACCCTACTCTCAAGACTCCAATTTCTCCAGTCGGCAGTCCACGCCGGCGTACCAGTCCAGCCGTGCCGAGAGCTCCGGAGGTTACAAATCTCGCAGACATGAGAGTAAGTTCCAGGACGCGTACAACCGCAGACCGGAGAGGCCTCAGTACCGCAGCAACATGTACCGAAGTACGACGTCTGAACAAGCTCCCTTCAAACAGCACCAACTCACCCCACCTGAACCTCCACCTTCCACCCCTTCCTACACCTACACAGCGCCTCCCCCTGCTACACCCAACTTCAAGTCTGCCTTCTCGCCCTACCAGGCTCCTTTGCCCCCCGCGTTCCCCCCGTCAGACCCTGCTTTCCATCACCCAGCCCAAAGGGAGGGTGAGTACCTCCGACCACCGCAGCCGCCTCTGGCAGCGGCCACTGACTTTTTACCCGTCAAGGAGAGACCAGAAACTCCTCCGATCCCAGAGCCCCCGCCAGAGCCCGTGCCCCATCCGACCACCCCTCCTCCTCAAACCCCAGAGCACTGCCCCTCACCTGGCTCCCCCACGCTCGATCCAGAGCGCAATAGCCTGGATTCCCGCATTGAGATGCTCCTCAAGGGGAAAAGGACAAAACTGCTGCCGTTCCTGGAGGAGCGAGACTCGGACACTGAGGTGCGAATGGAGGGGAGTCCCatctcctcctcgtcctctcaGCTATCCCCAATTCCCCCTTACACAAGTGGCTCCCAAGGCGGCCAGCAGAACTCCCGTCCCTCCAGCACGGGCTTGGAGGACATCAGTCCGACCCCACTGCCAGACTCGGAAGATGAAGAGCCGATACCCGGAACTGCCTCGCTGATCAAGAGAATCACTTCTCCTGTGCAGGAGAAGATGAGCAACAGTGACCTCAAAGATGGACATTTTCGAGGCCACACTCCCACTGATAAAATGGACACG GGTCAACAGTCGTCAGGAGAAGACATGGAAATCTCTGACGACGAGATGCCTGGGACTCCGATCACCAGCGGTGACTGTGGCAAGGGCATCGTCATAAACTCTGCTGTATCCCCGATGCAGACCATTGCCATCCCTCCTCCTGGCTTCCCTCCTCTCCCGCACCAGGCCGGCTTCCCGATTTCGCATCACCACCTCGCCGCTCACTCTGCCGTCACGGGACACCCCCACCTGGCCGGTCACCCTGCAGTGCCTCACCATATGCTGCCACCCATGGGTCCCTACCCTCATAGCATGGTGCCACTGGTGCAAATGGAGCTGATGAACTGCTTGCGGTGGGAACAGTGGAGCTCTGTTCCCATGTCCTtccagatgcagcagcagatgcTGAGTCGCTACGCTCAGACCAGAGGACCCTATCCTTATCCACATTTTATGGACGGTGGTGCGTCTGGGCCATTCGGGGGACCCTATGCGCCCCTGTCTATGGGTGCTACACCTGCTGGTGGCGCAGCAGCACCCGgacaacaatggcagcatccCAGTATACCAAAGTTCAACCCTACTGTTCCTCCTCCTGGATATGAGACGAAAAAGGAGGATCCCCACAAGGCCACTGTTGAGGGTGTGCTGCTGGTCATTGTCAAGGAGCTGAAGGCCATCATGAAGAGGGACCTCAACCGCAAaatggtggaggtggtggcttTTAGAGCCTTTGATGACTGGTGGGAGAAGAAGGAGCGCTCAGCAAAG GCGTCTTTGACTCCAGTGAAGGGTGCGGAGggaaaggaagaagaaagacCCAAACCCAAAGAGACAATGGGTTCAAGTCTGCTGGAGAACTGGAACAAAGGCGAGGGACTGGGCTACGAGGGAATGGGCCTGGGAATCGGTCTGCGAGGAGCCATCCGCCTCCCCTCCTTCAAG GTCAAACGAAAGCctgaggctgcagctgcagggGACAACAAACGAGCGCGACCATCCACTCCAGTGGATGACGACCTGGAGGATGAAG ACCGGGATCGAGACCCAGCCGAGCTCCCGTCGGATGATTCCAAAATGGATGCCGACAGTGCATCTGCAAAGCGACGGCACTCCCGGCCACTTGAACTGGACAGCGAGGGCGAGGAGGAGGTGGACACGTCAGAAAAGGAAGAGGAGTCGTTGTCTGACAGGGAGGAGCCTGATGAGACAGAGGCTGCAGATAGGCTGTCATCAGGCAAA GAGAGTGGCGATGAGGAGGGTGATGATGAAGACTCATCCAGCGAGAGCGCTTCCTCAGATTCATCTGATGACG AAGCTGAGAGTTCATCTTCCTCCAAGAGCAGCTCAGACTCTTCAGCAGCAAGTTCAGACTCCTCAGAGTACGAGATGAGCTCGGAAGAGGAaggggatgaggaggaagaaaaggaagaggATGCAATGGCACAAGATGTGGAGGCCGAAGGCAAAGTGGCCATgacctcctcatcctcttcatcctcttcatcttcGTCTTCGGATGAAGAGGATGCACAGGCAGAGACCGTGGCACCAAGCCCACCTGCGCGACCAGTCCCAGAGGAcaaggaggagcagaggagcagagaggagccGAGCAGCAAGCTCAAACGCAGACCTCCAAGTCCTGAGGAGGAGGTGACGGAGCATCCGAAGCCGCCATCACCCAAAGGCCTCCCAC TCAAAGAGCGAAACATCAGCGTAGATGGCAGCGTTCCTGTAGTGAAGTCCGAACCTCAGGAGCATGTAGCGAACCTTCGGCCACCCACTCCCACAGGTGCCCTGCCCGACAGCGACCAGGACACAAAAGCCAAAGGTAAAGCAGAGCCTGAGGAAGTACCCTGCACCCCCGGGCGATTAATCCCACCCCACGTAGATGCAAACACACCTGTCCCCAAATCTGCCTCTGCATCTTTAATgcacctccccctccctcctcacccGGCGGTAGAAGGTCGTTCCCTCCTTCATCCACCCCCTGGTCCCCTGCCTGAGCTCCCCCAGCGGCCCCGGCTCCCCACAGATGAGGATATCCCTCGCACGCCAGGCAGGGACCTGATGGAGCGTGCCCGAAGTCTGGGCAAGTCCCAGAGCACGGACACTGTTCCCATCACACCTGGTAGTGATGCCCCGCTGACGGGCAGCAGCCTGTTGCTCAGCTCCCCTCACATCCCCGGTAGTCCCTTCTCCTACCCTTCACAGTCCCCTGTCCTTAGTGCTGGAGTCCCCCGCACTCCAGGAAGAGACTTAACCTTCACCCCTGTCTTCCCTGACCCCGCAGCACTGACGCTTAATAGGAAAATATCCTCTGAGAGCCTGGACGATAGACCTGTTTTTAAGGAGCCGCCCATCAGCGCTCTGCCTAACCAGGCTCTGTCAGCTGGCGCAGAGCATTCAGCCAGTGTCCCTGAAGATCTGCCCACTTGTCTCACTGTCGACGTCCCTGTGCCATCAGATACTGCAGCATCAAAGAGGAAACCTGGACGACCCAAAGTCAAAAAGACGCCAGCTGTCTCTGCAGCTGACGAGTCTTTGGAGCTTTCCTCTGAGTCCATCCCTCCGCCCCACCAAACACATCTCGGCGATGTATCCATGGAAACGATATCCGCCAAGTCCCCCAACCACCCGAGCCTGGACTTCCGGGAAGGAGAGGTGAAGCCCCAGACGGTCCTGCCCGCTGAGGACGGCTTCCTGCCCTATGATGAAGAGCCACCTGTGGTCGTGAAGCCTCCGCGGAGGGCGCGGCGAGGCTGGGAAGAGCTGCTGCTGGGCAGCCTGTCCCCTGTCACCTCGCCTCCCCGGCCATACTTCACCCCACGCTCAGAGTTTGAGGAGATGACCATCCTGTATGACATCTGGAACGAAGGCATAGATGACGAAGACATACGGCTTCTGCAGATCACGTATGATAAGATGCTCCAACAGGATAATGGCAATGACTGGCTCAACGACACGCTCTGGGTCAACCATCCTC CTACCAACATCCCTGGAGTAAAGAAAAAGAGACGAGACGATGGCATGAGGGACCACATAACCGGCTGTGCGCGTAGCGAGGGGTACTACAAAATCGACAAGAAGGACAAGATAAAGTACCTTCAGAGCACAAAGCTGCAGTCAGAGGAGCCGCCAGTCGACACACAG GGTATGAGTATTCCTGCACAGGTCCACGCCTCTACCCGGGCTGGCTCGGAGCGGCGGTCGGAGCAGAGACGTTTACTATCCTCGTTCGCATGTGACAGTGACCTGCTGAAATTTAACCAGCTGAAG TTCCGTAAGAagaagatcagattctgcaagTCGCACATCCACGACTGGGGTCTTTTCGCCATGGAACCCATCGCTGCAGATGAAATGGTGATCGAGTATGTTGGACAAAACATCAGACAG GTGATTGCGGACATGCGAGAGAAGCGATACGAAGAGGAGGGCATCGGCAGCAGCTACATGTTCCGCGTCGACCACGACACCATCATAGACGCCACCAAGTGTGGCAACTTTGCCCGTTTCATCAACCACAGCTGCAAT cCCAACTGTTATGCGAAGGTGATCACGGTGGAGTCTCAGAAGAAGATCGTGATCTACTCCAGACAGCCCATCAACGTCAACGAGGAGATCACGTACGACTACAAGTTCCCCATCGAGGACGAGAAGATCCCTTGTTTGTGTGGGGCAGAGAACTGCAGGGGAACTCTGAATTAA